The following coding sequences are from one Salvia hispanica cultivar TCC Black 2014 chromosome 3, UniMelb_Shisp_WGS_1.0, whole genome shotgun sequence window:
- the LOC125212741 gene encoding transcription factor TCP17-like — translation MNSNSGERDPTPRVKQEGTTRSRWSSTHKNPRIVRVSRAFGGKDRHSKVCTVRGLRDRRIRLSVPTAVQLYELQDKLGLSQPSKVVDWLIDATKSDIEKLPPLPSIPGIFPNPNQEFPPQASSLSQFLASKQGVIKIDNEREKEKWIEQENHTQNEGFGGFVAQNLFPLGQVNQNPQSQFFQNPYFHWDQISQFGPNYINPLPNQEDHQSSSHHNMIINNPSNTHLYFNIPHFPSYLPPSMEPNPGFSTALHLTRPFAFKPATQPHHGEAGRSETKEG, via the coding sequence ATGAATTCCAACTCCGGAGAGAGAGATCCGACTCCGAGGGTGAAGCAAGAAGGGACAACGAGATCGCGGTGGTCGTCGACCCACAAAAACCCCCGAATAGTGCGCGTCTCGCGCGCCTTCGGGGGAAAAGACCGGCACAGCAAGGTGTGCACGGTCCGGGGGCTGAGAGACCGGCGCATCCGCCTCTCTGTCCCCACGGCCGTCCAGCTCTACGAACTCCAAGACAAGCTCGGCCTCAGCCAGCCGAGCAAGGTCGTCGACTGGCTCATCGACGCCACGAAATCCGACATCGAAAAACTCCCCCCTCTCCCCTCCATCCCAGGAATCTTCCCTAACCCTAATCAAGAATTCCCACCCCAAGCCTCATCCCTCTCCCAATTCCTAGCTTCGAAGCAAGGGGTGATCAAAATTGacaatgagagagagaaggagaagtGGATTGAGCAAGAGAATCATACCCAAAATGAGGGTTTTGGGGGATTTGTGGCACAGAATCTTTTCCCATTAGGACAAGTGAATCAAAACCCTCAatcccaattttttcaaaaccctTATTTCCATTGGGATCAAATCTCCCAATTTGGACCTAATTACATCAATCCTTTGCCAAATCAAGAAGATCATCAATCATCATCACATCACAACATGATCATCAATAATCCTTCAAACACTCATCTCTATTTCAACATCCCCCATTTCCCTTCCTACTTGCCTCCTTCAATGGAGCCGAATCCCGGCTTCTCGACGGCCCTCCACCTCACGAGGCCCTTCGCCTTCAAGCCGGCTACTCAGCCGCACCATGGTGAAGCCGGGAGATCGGAGACGAAAGAGGGCTGA
- the LOC125217156 gene encoding pentatricopeptide repeat-containing protein At4g36680, mitochondrial-like, whose translation MSLRLALRRARHLSTSAAAEAETTAAKIVNISGAKKRLRKVYDPDEALKVYSSFSAADDASAPPASARHIQELAVRRLAKSHRFSDIAAFLESNKSKPQITEEPFVSSLIKSYGVAGMIDNAVATYNQMTDFSTPRSTLSFNALLSACINSKAYDRVPIYFNEFSEKFGLVPDKFSYGMLIKAHCEMESPEKAKETLSEMERKGVEVEAVSFSTILHGLYKIGRVDEAEAFWDEMVKEKGIKLDAGSYNVRLSHIRNNPESLKALIEEMQNEGINPDPISYNYLITSYCVNGMMNEAEKVYADLLQTKGVRPNAATYRTMVFHSCKAGRYVRAYRIFKLSVKVGKIPDFNTLKYLVKGLTEKGRMVEAKAMVRTMNKKFPPDLLKAWEKLADELGLARDGTEEAGASKVEKAEVDASKVEKEGADSGVESEKAST comes from the coding sequence ATGTCTCTCCGCCTCGCTCTCCGCCGTGCCCGCCACCTCTCaacctccgccgccgccgaagCCGAGACCACCGCCGCCAAAATCGTTAACATTTCCGGAGCTAAGAAGCGCCTCCGGAAGGTTTACGATCCCGACGAGGCGCTCAAAGTCTACTCCTCCTTCTCCGCCGCCGATGACGCCTCCGCGCCGCCGGCCTCCGCTCGCCACATCCAGGAGCTGGCGGTCCGCCGCCTCGCCAAATCCCACCGCTTCTCCGACATCGCGGCCTTCCTCGAATCGAACAAATCCAAGCCCCAAATCACCGAGGAGCCATTCGTCTCCTCTCTCATCAAATCCTACGGCGTCGCCGGAATGATCGACAATGCGGTCGCTACCTACAATCAGATGACCGATTTCAGTACCCCTCGCTCGACTCTATCCTTCAATGCTCTCCTCTCAGCTTGTATCAACTCCAAGGCTTATGATCGCGTACCTATTTATTTCAATGAATTTTCGGAAAAATTTGGTTTGGTGCCGGATAAATTCTCGTATGGAATGTTGATCAAGGCGCATTGTGAGATGGAATCGCCGGAGAAGGCGAAGGAGACGCTGAGTGAAATGGAGAGGAAGGGGGTTGAGGTTGAGGCGGTGTCGTTTAGCACGATTTTACACGGATTGTATAAGATTGGGAGGGTTGACGAGGCCGAAGCGTTTTGGGATGAAATGGTGAAGGAGAAGGGGATCAAATTGGATGCAGGGTCTTACAATGTGAGGCTTTCGCATATTCGCAATAATCCGGAATCGTTGAAAGCTTTAATCGAGGAAATGCAGAATGAGGGGATAAATCCTGATCCGATTAGCTACAACTATTTGATCACTTCCTACTGTGTGAATGGGATGATGAATGAAGCGGAGAAGGTGTATGCCGATCTGTTGCAGACAAAAGGAGTAAGGCCGAATGCTGCCACTTATAGGACTATGGTGTTCCATTCGTGTAAGGCAGGAAGGTATGTGAGAGCGTATAGGATCTTTAAGCTGAGTGTGAAGGTGGGCAAGATTCCCGATTTCAACACATTGAAGTATTTGGTAAAGGGTTTAACTGAAAAGGGGCGCATGGTTGAGGCTAAAGCTATGGTCCGGACTATGAACAAGAAGTTCCCTCCGGATTTATTGAAGGCTTGGGAGAAGCTTGCTGATGAGCTTGGGTTGGCTCGTGATGGCACAGAGGAGGCTGGCGCTAGCAAGGTAGAAAAGGCGGAGGTTGACGCCAGCAAGGTGGAAAAGGAGGGAGCTGATTCTGGTGTTGAATCAGAGAAGGCAAGTACGTGA
- the LOC125215300 gene encoding protein LONGIFOLIA 2-like: MAAKFLHSFIDENQDLQIGCMNGMFHKFERQHMLRNTTKRLPPRPGSSHISGSDTLQRDSKSSSQDKNHYKNMQDRGRYSIESSMTSFSSSSRSSSFSSLDYNKAARMEAGSFDRMIFPETTSSDSAMIVQSQYRRHSLDLRDLVKESIYRETHGLSMKVKPTERAAVPFVSSKTSDGGDKTPADVKESLRILTKLQEAPRYTNEPGALFRSSSLSMSRDATRFSYDGDSSNSSVKLRDLPRLSLDIRESSMRSVGVVQGKVQSRPPSVVAKLMGLDSLPDSVSSGDSNMGGSTRSYQDESFVDASSSFEKSDKAKPVQSMSPSRNSWKEPISPRWRNSDGSVKPVLRLPIEPAPWKHNDGTRTSQKPASKSAKALTVFPSVYSEIEKRFGDLKFMESGKDLRALKQILEAVQVKGLSETPKGLSRSADQRKLPADKVLAVTKRKAVAAQNHESPIVVMKPAKLGEKSGISADKRKGSNNGRAKSSERESAPNSVGTRNNRTVRTTQAKEASAGSGKISGSVGPRVQEKKLEQERRSRPPTPPDSSKSRRQPNKQQAESNSRGGRPRRPKHSSPQKSDDQLSDVSVESRNSSFCEIEDSAESNVELNTSERSPGATGFDSSSSKVESGYVPPEFSSPISVLDNAAFAHDSRSPVKYTGKTLKVNERDSNDVERSSTESFVSSSTESGSAFDYMRDRLLNIDNLVQKLRRVNSSHDEARTDYIASLCENDENLDHRYISEILLASGLLLRDLGSNLTDFQFHQSGNPINPELFLVLEHTKASASSKDESFKSSTRSSLDTNKKLRRRLIFEVVNETLARRLGPESKPWQSPVKLARRALNTQNLLKELCREIEELETRSPVCSLGEEDDGWKAIFGHDLLLRSDNWMSFDADVSGVVLDIERLVFKDLIDEIVHGEAASSIAKRGSRKLPAK, encoded by the exons ATGGCTGCAAAGTTCTTGCATTCTTTCATAGATGAAAATCAAGATTTGCAGATAGGGTGTATGAATGGGATGTTTCACAAGTTTGAACGTCAACACATGCTGAGAAACACCACCAAGAGGCTGCCTCCGCGTCCCG GAAGTTCCCACATCAGTGGTAGTGATACATTGCAGAGGGATTCAAAGTCCTCATCACAG GATAAGAATcattacaaaaatatgcaaGACCGAGGAAGATACTCCATCGAATCATCAATGACATCTTTCTCATCTTCATCCCGTTCATCGTCGTTCTCTTCTCTAGACTATAACAAAGCTGCCCGGATGGAAGCTGGATCATTTGACAGAATGATTTTTCCCGAAACAACTTCAAGTGACTCGGCTATGATCGTGCAATCCCAATATAGGCGACACAGTCTTGACCTTCGAGATTTGGTGAAGGAGTCGATTTATAGGGAAACTCATGGTTTATCGATGAAAGTCAAGCCTACTGAGAGAGCTGCAGTTCCTTTCGTGTCATCAAAAACCAGTGATGGTGGCGACAAGACGCCTGCTGACGTCAAGGAATCTCTGAGAATTCTCACTAAGCTTCAAGAAGCGCCTCGCTATACCAATGAGCCCGGAGCACTTTTTAGATCATCGTCCCTTTCAATGTCAAGAGACGCCACTCGGTTTTCTTATGACGGAGACAGTTCCAATTCTTCTGTGAAGCTTAGAGACCTTCCAAGACTTTCATTGGACATTAGGGAGAGCTCGATGCGGAGTGTGGGTGTGGTCCAAGGGAAGGTTCAGTCACGCCCTCCGAGCGTTGTTGCAAAGCTGATGGGTTTGGACTCCCTACCCGATTCTGTCTCATCCGGTGACAGCAACATGGGCGGCTCTACTAGGAGTTATCAGGACGAAAGCTTCGTTGATGCTTCAAGCTCGTTTGAGAAATCGGATAAAGCCAAACCAGTTCAATCGATGAGTCCCTCAAGGAACTCGTGGAAGGAGCCCATCTCGCCACGATGGAGGAACTCTGATGGTTCAGTGAAACCTGTGTTGCGGCTTCCCATTGAGCCAGCACCTTGGAAGCATAACGACGGGACGAGGACTTCCCAGAAACCAGCATCCAAAAGTGCAAAGGCGCTTACCGTGTTTCCTTCTGTTTACAGTGAGATCGAGAAGAGATTTGGAGATCTCAAGTTCATGGAGTCGGGGAAGGATCTTAGAGCACTTAAACAGATACTGGAAGCCGTGCAAGTAAAGGGACTCTCGGAAACGCCAAAGGGGCTCTCGAGATCAGCAGACCAGCGAAAACTACCGGCTGATAAAGTGCTTGCTGTCACAAAGAGAAAGGCCGTTGCTGCACAAAACCACGAGTCTCCTATCGTGGTCATGAAACCGGCTAAATTAGGTGAGAAATCTGGTATATCTGCAGACAAAAGAAAAGGTTCAAACAACGGCAGGGCGAAGTCTAGTGAACGAGAGAGTGCTCCAAATTCTGTAGGTACGAGAAACAACAGAACTGTAAGGACCACTCAGGCTAAAGAGGCATCTGCAGGGTCGGGTAAGATCTCTGGATCAGTCGGCCCGAGAGTGCAAGAAAAGAAGCTCGAACAGGAGAGAAGGTCTCGACCTCCCACCCCTCCCGATTCAAGCAAGTCAAGAAGGCAGCCAAACAAGCAACAGGCAGAGTCCAATTCTCGCGGTGGAAGACCACGAAGACCAAAGCATAGTTCTCCTCAGAAAAGCGATGATCAGCTGAGTGACGTCAGCGTTGAATCAAGAAATTCAAGCTTCTGTGAAATTGAAGATTCTGCTGAGTCGAATGTCGAATTAAATACCTCTGAAAGATCTCCAGGGGCAACCGGTTTCGATAGTTCATCTTCAAAGGTTGAATCTGGTTATGTTCCTCCCGAGTTCTCTAGCCCCATCTCGGTTCTTGACAATGCAGCGTTCGCACACGACTCTCGTTCTCCTGTGAAGTACACAGGGAAGACCCTCAAAG TTAACGAAAGGGATTCGAACGATGTGGAACGGAGCTCAACGGAGAGCTTCGTTTCCAGCTCCACGGAATCTGGCTCTGCATTTGACTACATGAGGGATAGACTTCTGAACATTGATAACTTAGTTCAGAAGCTCAGAAGGGTCAACTCCAGCCACGATGAGGCGCGGACAGACTACATCGCCTCGTTGTGTGAGAACGACGAGAACCTGGACCACAGATACATCTCCGAGATCTTACTAGCTTCGGGCCTCCTCCTTCGGGACCTTGGCTCAAACCTGACAGATTTCCAGTTTCATCAATCCGGCAATCCCATAAACCCCGAGTTGTTCCTAGTCTTGGAGCATACAAAGGCGAGCGCTTCATCCAAAGACGAGTCTTTCAAATCATCAACCCGGTCCTCATTGGACACAAACAAAAAGCTGCGGAGGAGATTAATATTTGAGGTTGTCAACGAGACTCTCGCAAGAAGATTGGGTCCGGAATCGAAGCCTTGGCAGAGCCCGGTTAAGCTAGCAAGGAGGGCGTTGAATACTCAGAATCTGTTGAAAGAACTGTGCCGCGAGATTGAAGAGCTCGAGACGAGGAGTCCAGTGTGCAGTTTGGGTGAAGAGGACGACGGGTGGAAAGCCATTTTCGGCCACGACCTGCTGCTTCGGTCGGATAACTGGATGAGCTTTGATGCTGATGTTTCAGGGGTCGTTCTCGACATTGAGCGCCTCGTTTTTAAGGATTTGATCGATGAGATTGTGCATGGAGAGGCTGCCAGCTCGATCGCCAAACGAGGTAGCCGGAAACTCCCTGCAAAGTGA
- the LOC125210853 gene encoding protein SPIRAL1-like 1: protein MGRGVSSGGGQSSLGYLFGGNEAPAPRPAATNVEAPAPTRNSAPTRNAAPPPTAVKPSAAAPSGGDAPKQIPAGIQGSQTNNNYFRADGQNTGNFLTDRPSTKVHAAPGGGSSLGYLFGDGK, encoded by the exons ATGGGTCGTGGAGTTAGTAGCGGTGGAGGTCAGAGTTCTCTGGGGTACCTATTCGGAGGCAACGAAGCTCCTGCACCAAGACCAGCTGCAACCAATGTGGAGGCGCCCGCACCTACTAGGAATTCAGCTCCTACGAGGAATGCAGCCCCACCCCCAACTGCTGTGAAGCCATCTGCTGCAGCACCATCTGGTGGTGATGCCCCCAAGCAGATTCCAGCTGGCATCCAAGGCAGCCAGACAAACAACAACTATTTCCGCGCTGATGGTCAGAACACCGGCAACTTCCTCACG GACCGACCATCCACCAAAGTCCATGCTGCGCCAGGAGGCGGATCTTCACTGGGATATCTTTTCGGAGATGGCAAGTAG
- the LOC125216320 gene encoding RHOMBOID-like protein 12, mitochondrial isoform X1 yields the protein MVKNFMISVDNIRSGRLHTLITNAFSHIKQLDIISNMITLYFFGTAIGRYFGPQYLLKLYLAGALAGSIFYVAYKAFVAPLFHKIDKRGFPHSHAPALGASGATTAILLLYIFLFPKKTIFVDFIIPVPAALVGVLIIGKDIWRVLQGDREIAGSTHLGGAAVATVVWLQKRKGRFGRF from the exons ATGGTGAAGAATTTCATG ATTTCTGTAGACAACATTCGAAGTGGCCGGCTGCACACGCTAATTACCAATGCTTTCAGTCATATAAAACAGCTtgacattatttcaaatatGATCACACTCTACTTCTTTGGAACAGCT ATAGGAAGATATTTTGGACCACAATATTTGCTGAAGTTGTATCTAGCTGGTGCACTTGCTGGCTCGATCTTCTATGTGGCATATAAGGCTTTCGTAGCACCATTATTCCACAAG ATTGATAAGCGAGGTTTTCCCCACTCGCATGCTCCAGCACTG GGTGCAAGTGGTGCTACGACTGCGATACTGCTGCtctatatatttctatttccaAAAAAGACCATCTTTGTCGATTTCATTATACCAGTTCCTGCTGCTTTAGTG GGGGTTCTTATCATTGGCAAGGACATTTGGAGGGTACTGCAG GGTGACCGAGAAATTGCAGGATCCACTCATTTAGGTGGAGCAGCAGTGGCTACCGTTGTGTGGCTGCAGAAGAGGAAGGGACGCTTTGGTCGATTCTGA
- the LOC125216320 gene encoding RHOMBOID-like protein 12, mitochondrial isoform X2: MVKNFMISVDNIRSGRLHTLITNAFSHIKQLDIISNMITLYFFGTAIGRYFGPQYLLKLYLAGALAGSIFYVAYKAFVAPLFHKIDKRGFPHSHAPALGASGATTAILLLYIFLFPKKTIFVDFIIPVPAALVGVLIIGKDIWRVLQVRLPLKFDSSS; this comes from the exons ATGGTGAAGAATTTCATG ATTTCTGTAGACAACATTCGAAGTGGCCGGCTGCACACGCTAATTACCAATGCTTTCAGTCATATAAAACAGCTtgacattatttcaaatatGATCACACTCTACTTCTTTGGAACAGCT ATAGGAAGATATTTTGGACCACAATATTTGCTGAAGTTGTATCTAGCTGGTGCACTTGCTGGCTCGATCTTCTATGTGGCATATAAGGCTTTCGTAGCACCATTATTCCACAAG ATTGATAAGCGAGGTTTTCCCCACTCGCATGCTCCAGCACTG GGTGCAAGTGGTGCTACGACTGCGATACTGCTGCtctatatatttctatttccaAAAAAGACCATCTTTGTCGATTTCATTATACCAGTTCCTGCTGCTTTAGTG GGGGTTCTTATCATTGGCAAGGACATTTGGAGGGTACTGCAGGTACGTTTACCATTGAAATTTGATTCATCGTCATAA
- the LOC125211480 gene encoding RHOMBOID-like protein 12, mitochondrial yields MRRQLGVGLLTKIAKNGGLTNSLLPKSASPSPFLKPDSSLFSHQRSFSEYSTLSNSNLWKLYSSNGARGTIQKGGFPSSFLARRVFSSALLQGRSKFPVAMRGRRLFSSFSLDQRRRGGSFFRRFTADGVVLGLIATNVAVFILWKVADNSFMVKNFMISVDHILSGRLHTLITSAFSHRDAIHLFSNMIGLYFFGTSIAQTFGPQYLLKLYLAGALTGSIFYLLYQAFIAPSIYRDDLRGVSHSRLPALGASAATSAIMLLDIFLYPKRIILLDLIFPVPAFLMGVFIVGKDILSVMQGDREVGGSAHLGGAAVAAVAWLQKRKGRFGRF; encoded by the exons ATGCGAAGGCAGCTCGGCGTGGGGCTGCTCACTAAAATCGCAAAAAATGGGGGTTTAACAAACTCATTGCTGCCAAAATCCGCGTCTCCATCGCCATTTCTGAAGCCCGATTCGAGCCTATTTTCTCACCAACGCTCTTTCTCGGAGTAttccactctctcaaattccAATTTATGGAAATTATACAGTTCTAATGGCGCTAGAGGGACGATCCAAAAAGGGGGTTTTCCGAGCTCCTTCCTCGCAAGAAGGGTTTTTTCAAGCGCCCTTTTGCAGGGGCGATCGAAATTTCCTGTTGCGATGCGTGGCAGAAGATTATTCAGCTCGTTTTCACTTGACCAACGCCGCCGCGG GGGTTCATTTTTCAGAAGATTTACAGCCGATGGAGTTGTGCTAGGATTAATAGCGACAAATGTTGCTGTCTTTATACTATGGAAGGTTGCAGACAATTCGTTTATGGTGAAGAATTTTATG ATATCTGTAGACCACATTCTAAGTGGCCGGCTCCACACTCTGATAACCAGTGCTTTCAGCCATAGAGACGCGATTCACCTTTTTTCAAATATGATCGGACTCTACTTCTTTGGAACAAGT ATAGCACAAACTTTTGGACCGCAATATTTGCTTAAGTTGTATCTAGCCGGTGCACTTACTGgctcaatattttatttgttatatcaAGCTTTCATAGCACCATCAATCTACAGG GATGATCTGCGAGGTGTTTCCCACTCGAGACTTCCAGCACTG gGTGCAAGTGCTGCTACGAGTGCGATAATGCTGCTTGATATCTTTCTATATCCAAAAAGGATCATCTTACTTGATCTCATTTTCCCAGTTCCTGCATTTTTAATG GGGGTCTTTATCGTTGGCAAGGACATTTTGAGCGTAATGCAG GGCGACCGAGAAGTTGGCGGATCTGCTCATTTAGGTGGAGCGGCGGTGGCTGCCGTTGCGTGGCTGCAGAAGAGGAAGGGACGCTTTGGACGATTCTGA
- the LOC125212410 gene encoding RHOMBOID-like protein 12, mitochondrial isoform X2 encodes MRRQLTKVAKNGDSTNSLLQKSASPSPFLKLDSSRFHHQRSSSEYSTLSRSNLWKLCSSNGVRGTIQNGVFPNSVLAKRVFSSALLQGRSKFPVAMRDRRLFSSVSLDHLRRGGSFFRRFTANGVVLGLIATNVAVFILWKVAGNSFMGKNFMISVDHILSGRLHTLITNAFSHRDAIHLFSNMIGLYFFGASIAQTFGPQYLLTLYLAGALGGSIFYLVYQAFIAPSIYRDDLQGVSHSRVSTMGGFIVGKDILMVLQGDREVAASAHLGGAAVATVAWLQKRKGRLGRF; translated from the exons ATGCGAAGGCAGCTCACTAAAGTCGCCAAAAATGGGGATTCAACAAACTCATTGCTGCAAAAATCCGCGTCTCCATCGCCATTTCTGAAGCTCGATTCGAGCCGATTTCATCACCAACGCTCTTCCTCGGAGTATTCCACTCTCTCACGTTCCAATTTATGGAAATTATGCAGTTCTAATGGAGTTAGAGGGACGATCCAAAATGGGGTTTTTCCGAACTCCGTCCTCGCAAAAAGGGTTTTTTCAAGCGCCCTTTTGCAGGGGCGATCGAAATTTCCTGTTGCGATGCGTGACAGAAGATTATTCAGCTCGGTTTCACTCGACCACCTCCGCCGCGG GGGTTCATTTTTCAGAAGATTTACAGCCAATGGAGTTGTGCTAGGATTAATAGCGACGAATGTTGCTGTCTTTATACTATGGAAGGTTGCAGGAAATTCGTTTATGGGGAAGAATTTTATG ATATCTGTAGACCACATTCTAAGTGGCCGGCTCCACACGCTAATAACCAATGCATTCAGCCACAGAGACGCGATTCACCTATTTTCAAATATGATCGGACTCTACTTCTTTGGAGCAAGT ATAGCACAAACTTTTGGACCGCAATATTTGCTTACGTTGTATCTAGCCGGTGCACTTGGTGgctcaatattttatttggtatATCAAGCTTTCATAGCACCATCAATCTACAGG GATGATCTGCAAGGTGTTTCCCACTCGAGAGTTTCAACAATG GGGGGCTTTATCGTTGGCAAGGACATTTTGATGGTACTGCAG GGCGACCGAGAAGTTGCCGCGTCTGCTCATTTAGGTGGAGCGGCAGTGGCTACCGTTGCGTGGCTGCAGAAGAGGAAGGGACGCTTAGGACGATTCTGA
- the LOC125212410 gene encoding RHOMBOID-like protein 12, mitochondrial isoform X1, giving the protein MRRQLTKVAKNGDSTNSLLQKSASPSPFLKLDSSRFHHQRSSSEYSTLSRSNLWKLCSSNGVRGTIQNGVFPNSVLAKRVFSSALLQGRSKFPVAMRDRRLFSSVSLDHLRRGGSFFRRFTANGVVLGLIATNVAVFILWKVAGNSFMGKNFMISVDHILSGRLHTLITNAFSHRDAIHLFSNMIGLYFFGASIAQTFGPQYLLTLYLAGALGGSIFYLVYQAFIAPSIYRDDLQGVSHSRVSTMGSKAATSAIMLLDIFLFPKRIIFLDFIYPLPAFLVGGFIVGKDILMVLQGDREVAASAHLGGAAVATVAWLQKRKGRLGRF; this is encoded by the exons ATGCGAAGGCAGCTCACTAAAGTCGCCAAAAATGGGGATTCAACAAACTCATTGCTGCAAAAATCCGCGTCTCCATCGCCATTTCTGAAGCTCGATTCGAGCCGATTTCATCACCAACGCTCTTCCTCGGAGTATTCCACTCTCTCACGTTCCAATTTATGGAAATTATGCAGTTCTAATGGAGTTAGAGGGACGATCCAAAATGGGGTTTTTCCGAACTCCGTCCTCGCAAAAAGGGTTTTTTCAAGCGCCCTTTTGCAGGGGCGATCGAAATTTCCTGTTGCGATGCGTGACAGAAGATTATTCAGCTCGGTTTCACTCGACCACCTCCGCCGCGG GGGTTCATTTTTCAGAAGATTTACAGCCAATGGAGTTGTGCTAGGATTAATAGCGACGAATGTTGCTGTCTTTATACTATGGAAGGTTGCAGGAAATTCGTTTATGGGGAAGAATTTTATG ATATCTGTAGACCACATTCTAAGTGGCCGGCTCCACACGCTAATAACCAATGCATTCAGCCACAGAGACGCGATTCACCTATTTTCAAATATGATCGGACTCTACTTCTTTGGAGCAAGT ATAGCACAAACTTTTGGACCGCAATATTTGCTTACGTTGTATCTAGCCGGTGCACTTGGTGgctcaatattttatttggtatATCAAGCTTTCATAGCACCATCAATCTACAGG GATGATCTGCAAGGTGTTTCCCACTCGAGAGTTTCAACAATG gGTTCAAAAGCTGCTACGTCTGCGATAATGCTGCTTGATATCTTTCTATTTCCAAAAAGGATCATCTTTCTCGATTTCATTTACCCACTTCCTGCTTTTTTAGTG GGGGGCTTTATCGTTGGCAAGGACATTTTGATGGTACTGCAG GGCGACCGAGAAGTTGCCGCGTCTGCTCATTTAGGTGGAGCGGCAGTGGCTACCGTTGCGTGGCTGCAGAAGAGGAAGGGACGCTTAGGACGATTCTGA
- the LOC125212249 gene encoding COBRA-like protein 4: MNQNILKFTLWAILLSMIISNADSYDPLDPFGNVTIKWDVISWTADGYVALVTMFNFQMYRHFMSPGWTMTWGWAKKEVIWSMVGAQTTEQGDCSKFKGNVPHCCKRVPTVVDLLPGVPYNQQIANCCKGGVMASWGQDPASAVSAFQVSVGLSGTTNKTVKLPTNFTLLGPGPGYTCGPAKIVPSTVYLTPDRRRKTQALMTWNVTCTYSQLLVSRHPSCCVSLSSFYNETITPCSKCSCGCRNKKDCIKPDSNKLKMLGINTPKKDNTPLLQCTHHMCPIRVHWHVKVNYKDYWRVKIAITNFNYRMNFTQWTLVAQHPNLNNVTQVFSFDYKPIVPYQSINDTAMFYGMKFYNDLLMEAGESGNVQTEILLKKDKDEFTFKQGWAFPRKIYFNGDECMLPPPDAYPILPNSAYIKILTPFSRFAAFLLLIIAASQFL, encoded by the exons atgaatcaaaatatattgaagttcaCCTTATGGGCTATATTGTTGTCCATGATCATTTCTAATGCAG ACTCGTACGACCCGTTGGATCCATTCGGGAACGTAACAATCAAATGGGATGTAATATCTTGGACCGCCGATGGATACGTG GCGCTGGTGACGATGTTCAACTTCCAAATGTATCGACACTTCATGAGCCCCGGGTGGACTATGACGTGGGGTTGGGCCAAGAAGGAGGTGATATGGTCGATGGTCGGGGCCCAGACGACCGAGCAAGGCGATTGCTCGAAATTCAAGGGAAATGTGCCACATTGTTGCAAGAGGGTTCCCACGGTTGTTGATTTGCTTCCTGGGGTTCCGTACAACCAACAAATTGCCAACTGCTGCAAAGGCGGGGTCATGGCCTCGTGGGGCCAGGACCCTGCATCAGCCGTTTCGGCCTTTCAGGTTAGTGTCGGTCTTTCTGGGACCACCAACAAGACAGTCAAGCTCCCCACCAACTTCACCCTCCTAGGCCCCGGACCGGGATACACTTGTGGCCCCGCCAAAATCGTGCCTTCCACCGTGTACCTAACTCCGGACCGGAGAAGAAAAACCCAGGCTCTAA TGACGTGGAATGTGACGTGCACTTACTCACAACTCCTGGTGTCGAGGCACCCGAGCTGTTGCGTCTCGTTGTCGTCCTTCTACAACGAGACCATCACTCCTTGCTCCAAATGCTCCTGCGGCTGCCGCAACAAAAAGGACTGTATCAA GCCCGATTCGAACAAGCTGAAGATGTTGGGAATCAACACGCCAAAGAAGGACAACACCCCCTTACTGCAGTGCACGCACCACATGTGCCCGATACGAGTCCACTGGCACGTGAAGGTGAACTACAAAGACTACTGGCGAGTGAAGATCGCCATCACCAACTTCAACTACAGGATGAACTTCACACAGTGGACCCTCGTGGCTCAGCACCCGAATCTCAACAACGTCACCCAAGTCTTCAGCTTCGACTACAAACCCATCGTCCCTTACCAGTCCATCA ATGACACGGCCATGTTCTATGGGATGAAGTTCTACAACGACCTGCTGATGGAGGCCGGGGAGTCGGGGAATGTTCAGACAGAGATACTGCTGAAGAAGGACAAGGATGAGTTCACTTTCAAGCAGGGATGGGCTTTTCCGAGGAAGATCTACTTCAATGGGGATGAATGCATGCTTCCACCACCTGATGCTTACCCCATTTTACCAAACTctgcatatataaaaattctaaCCCCATTTTCAAGATTTGCAGCTTTCTTGCTTTTGATCATTGCTGCTTCACAATTTCTGTAG